One region of Malania oleifera isolate guangnan ecotype guangnan chromosome 6, ASM2987363v1, whole genome shotgun sequence genomic DNA includes:
- the LOC131158636 gene encoding uncharacterized protein LOC131158636, with the protein MGCVLGQHDETGKKERAIYYLSKKFTDYESKYSDLEKTCCALVWTVSRLRQYTLYYSTWLISKMDPIKYVFEKPAVTGRVVRWQMLLTEYDISYVTRKAIKGSVIAEYLAERAVEDYQPMEFEFPDHDIDSLTQEEEDFEEWRMLFDGAFNVWGHGIGAVLISPDGKHYPMTALDRGVKRIIVRGDSALVIHQLTREWETRDSKLVPYREYIQKMIEGFDSISFSHTPRENNVMSDALVTLAALFNVEEGVKIEAIHIRVQPEPTHCTVIEEADGKPWFYDIKTYIQKNEYPEGASSNDRRTIRRLAMGFFLDGEVLYKRNHNMTLLRYVEAQEARQVMREVHEGVYGTHAGSHSLALKILRSGYYWMTMERDCIDYA; encoded by the exons ATGGGTTGCGTATTGGGCCAGCATGATGAGACTGGGAAGAAAGAAAGGGCCATTTATTACCTTAGTAAGAAGTTCACAGATTATGAGTCTAAGTACTCTGATCTGGAAAAAACATGTTGCGCTTTGGTATGGACGGTCAGTAGGCTGAGGCAATACACCTTGTATTACTCCACCTGGCTGATCTCCAAAATGGACCCAATCAAGTACGTGTTTGAAAAGCCCGCAGTAACTGGACGAGTAGTACGATGGCAGATGTTGTTGACGGAATATGATATTTCTTATGTCACCAGGAAAGCTATCAAAGGTAGTGTCATTGCCGAATACCTAGCTGAAAGAGCCGTGGAGGATTACCAACCTATGGAGTTCGAATTCCCAGACCACGATATAGACTCCCTAACCCAAGAGGAAGAAGACTTCGAAGAATGGAGGATGTTGTTTGATGGGGCATTCAATGTTTGGGGACATGGGATAGGCGCAGTGCTCATATCACCAGATGGGAAACATTATCCGATG ACCGCTTTAGATCGGGGTGTCAAGAGAATAATAGTAAGAGGAGACTCGGCCTTAGTCATCCACCAGCTAACCAGAGAATGGGAAACTCGTGATTCCAAGTTGGTACCGTATCGAGAGTACATTCAAAAGATGATAGAAGGGTTTGACAGTATCAGTTTCTCTCACACGCCAAGAGAAAACAATGTAATGTCTGATGCACTAGTCACACTGGCAGCTTTATTCAATGTAGAAGAAGGGGTGAAGATCGAAGCTATTCATATCAGAGTACAACCCGAACCTACCCACTGCACGGTGATAGAGGAGGCCGACGGAAAACCGTGgttttatgatatcaaaacctacaTCCAGAAAAATGAGTATCCCGAAGGGGCATCCAGTAACGATCGGAGGACTATTAGAAGGTTGGCCATGGGTTTCTTCTTAGATGGTGAagttttgtacaaaagaaatcatAACATGACCCTTCTACGGTATGTAGAGGCACAAGAAGCTCGACAAGTCATGCGTGAGGTTCACGAGGGAGTCTACGGTACCCATGCTGGAAGCCACTCATTGGCATTAAAAATACTTAGGAGCGGGTattattggatgaccatggagaGAGATTGCATTGACTACGCCTGA